CGCGGTAGGTCGTGTCGGAGTTCTGCTGGATCTCGAGGATCAGGTTGCCGCCGTCGATGGCGTGCATGACGCCGCTGCGGATGAGGATCGAGTCGCCGGCGCGCGTCTCGTGGCGGCGCAGGAGCTTTTCCGCGGTGTTGTTCGCGAGCGCCGCGCGGAATTTGTCCGCATCGACGCCGTCCACCAAACCCGCCAGCACGCCGGCACCGGGGTCGGCATGGGCGACGAACCAGTTTTCCGTCTTCGGCTCGCCGCCGAGCGAGAGGGCGATCGAGGCCGGCGGATGCACCTGCAGGCTGAGCCGCTCGCGACAATCGAGCCACTTCACCAAAATCGGGAACGCCCGCGTGCGCTCCCACTCGGGCCCCATCACGTCCTCCGCACGGGCTTCGATCAGCTCGCGCAGTGTCCGGCCAGCGAACTCGCCGCCGCGCACGACGGATTGGGCCTCGGGGCGGTCGACGATTTCCCAGCTTTCGCCGATCGGTTTGTCCGGCGGCAAGGCACGGCCCAGACGCTCCGCGAGGGCGCGGCCGCCCCACACGCGTTCCTGAAAAATCGGGTCGAAACGGAAAAACGGCATCGTAGTTGAAGGCTAGCGGTTTGAGTGGCGCGGAACGGGGAATTTACATTGACCCTCACCCGCGCTAGACGTCTCTAAAGGCATCGAAATGGCCAAAGCTGCGAGCACAAATCCCAAGGACTCCAACCCCTCGTTCGAGGCGCCGCGCCACCGGCCAAACTGGGGCGGTTTCGTGCTGTGCGCGATCCTCGGCATCCTCGTGCTCGTGGCGATGGCGTTCTACGCGCCGAGCCAGAACTATCTTGATCAGTCCGGCAGCCGCAGCGAGGTCATCAACGGCAAGCTCCAGCAAATCGCCCTGCAACCCGCCGACAAAAACCCGGTCGGCGACGTGGGCGTGGTGATTTCGGTTTTCAGCTTCAAATTCCTCGGCGGCGCGGCGTGGCTCATCCCGGTTTTCCTGCTCTGGATGGCAGTGACCTACGTGCGCAGCTCGCGCCACCTCACCGGCACGCGGCTCATCGCGATGTTCTTCTCCTTCGCCTCCGGCGCGCCGCTGCTCGCGATGCAGGGCTTGGCGTTCATGAACCGCCAAGTCTACCCGTCCGGCCCCGGCGGCTGGACCGGCAAGGCGCTCTACGACGGCTTCTTCGAGAGCACATTCGGCGGCTTCGGGTCGTTCTTCCTGCTCACGGCCGTCTACCTGACGAGCATGGTGTTCATCTTCACGCGGGACATCACGGCCGAGTTCGAGAAGTTGCTGCACAACTTCCAGGAATGGCGGCAAAAACGCGCCGCGCTCGCCGCCGCCCTCGCCGAGGAACGCCGCAAACAGAAAGAGGAACTCGCGAAGCAAAAAGCCGCTGCCGCTGCCGCAGCGGCCGCCGCGCCGGCCGCCCCCACCCGGCCCGGCCCGACGCCACAACCGCTCGCGCCGTCGAAAAAGGCCATTGTTCCGAAATCCGACGATCCGCTCGCTGACGCCCCGAAGCCCGGCTCGCGCGCTCCCGCCGCCGGGACCGAACCGGAATCAAACAAGCCGCTCCCGCTCCCCGCGAAACCCGCCGCCAAGCCCGCGCCGACCGCGACCGACACCAAGCAGCTCGCCGTCGCCGCCGCCGGCAAGATCGAGCTCAACATCGTCAAGCCCGAGGAAACCAAGAAGGCCAAGATCGTCCTCCCCCAGACCGACGACAAAAACTACGAATTCCCGCCGCTGAAAATCCTCAAGGAGCAGGTGAAGCTCGACGCCGCGAACTCCGAGGAGGAACACCGCGCCAACGCCGAGAATCTCCTCCGCATCCTCAGCGAGTTCGGCGTCGAAGTCTCGCTCGGCGAAATCCACGTCGGCCCCGTCATCACGCGCTACGAAGTCGTCCCCGCCCCCGGCGTGCGCGTCGAAAAAATCTCCGGCCTCGACAAGAACATCGCCCTCGGCATGCGCGCGCAGTCGGTGCGCATCCTCGCGCCGATTCCCGGCAAGGCCGCCGTCGGCGTCGAAGTGCCGAATCAGAAACCCACGCCTGTCGGCATGCGCGAGATTCTCGAGAGCGAGGACTGGGCGCACGCCAAGGCCGAACTCCCGATCGCGCTCGGCAAGGACGTCTCCGGCAAACCGCTCGTCTCCGATCTGACGAAGATGCCGCACTTGCTCATCGCGGGCGCGACGGGCTCGGGAAAATCCGTCTGCATCAACTCCATCGTCGCTTCGATTCTCTACTCGAAGAGCCCGAAGGACGTGCGCCTCATCATGGTCGACCCGAAGGTGGTCGAATTGAAGGTCTTCAATTCGCTGCCGCACATGCTCATCCCGGTCGTCACCGAGCCGAAGAAGGTGCCCGCCGCGCTGAAGTGGCTCCTCGGCGAGATGGAGCAGCGCTACCAGATTTTCGCGAAGGTCAACGTCCGCAACATCTCCGGCTTCAACAATCGCAAGAAGGACAAGCCCGTCGAACTCCCGCCCGAGCAACAAGGCGAGCTCAGCGGCGTCGCGCCCGACGACATCGAGATTCCCGACCGCCTGCCCTACATCGTCGCGATCGTCGATGAGCTCGCCGACCTCATGATGATCGCGCCGGCCGAGATCGAGACGAGCATCGCGCGCCTCGCGCAGCTCGCCCGCGCCGCCGGCATCCACCTCATCATCGCCACACAGCGCCCGTCGGTGAACGTCATCACCGGCGTCATCAAGGCCAACCTTCCCTCGCGCATCGCCTTCCAGGTCGCCTCGCAAATCGACTCGCGCACCATCCTCGACGGCAAAGGCGCCGAGACGCTCATCGGCCGCGGCGACATGCTCTTCACGCCTCCCGGCACCTCGCGCATCGTCCGCGCCCAGGGCGCCTTCGTCGCCGACGAAGAGGTCGCCGAGGTCGTCGAGTTCCTCAAGAAAAACGGCCCCCCGCAATACGCCCAATCCGTCCAGCAACAGATCGACCGCGCCGCGCGCGAAGACGACGAGGATGGCGAAGGCGGCGAATCCGACGGCGATCTCGGCGACGACGAGGACTTGTTCCGCCAGGCCTTCGATGTGCTCAAGTCCACGCGCCGCGCCTCCACCTCGATGATGCAACGCCGCCTCCGCATCGGCTACAACCGCGCCGCCCGCATCATGGACGTCATGGAGGACAAGGGCATCGTCGGCCCCGAGAACGGCTCGAGCCCGCGCGAAATCCTCGTCGACCTCGACACCTACGAGCCGTGAAAAGCCAGCGCTACCTAGACCGGCTTTAAGCTTTCAAACCCACTTCCAACCCGAAATAAGGTCACACCCATGCAGACGCTCGGCGAACGAC
This portion of the Candidatus Didemnitutus sp. genome encodes:
- a CDS encoding DNA translocase FtsK — its product is MAKAASTNPKDSNPSFEAPRHRPNWGGFVLCAILGILVLVAMAFYAPSQNYLDQSGSRSEVINGKLQQIALQPADKNPVGDVGVVISVFSFKFLGGAAWLIPVFLLWMAVTYVRSSRHLTGTRLIAMFFSFASGAPLLAMQGLAFMNRQVYPSGPGGWTGKALYDGFFESTFGGFGSFFLLTAVYLTSMVFIFTRDITAEFEKLLHNFQEWRQKRAALAAALAEERRKQKEELAKQKAAAAAAAAAAPAAPTRPGPTPQPLAPSKKAIVPKSDDPLADAPKPGSRAPAAGTEPESNKPLPLPAKPAAKPAPTATDTKQLAVAAAGKIELNIVKPEETKKAKIVLPQTDDKNYEFPPLKILKEQVKLDAANSEEEHRANAENLLRILSEFGVEVSLGEIHVGPVITRYEVVPAPGVRVEKISGLDKNIALGMRAQSVRILAPIPGKAAVGVEVPNQKPTPVGMREILESEDWAHAKAELPIALGKDVSGKPLVSDLTKMPHLLIAGATGSGKSVCINSIVASILYSKSPKDVRLIMVDPKVVELKVFNSLPHMLIPVVTEPKKVPAALKWLLGEMEQRYQIFAKVNVRNISGFNNRKKDKPVELPPEQQGELSGVAPDDIEIPDRLPYIVAIVDELADLMMIAPAEIETSIARLAQLARAAGIHLIIATQRPSVNVITGVIKANLPSRIAFQVASQIDSRTILDGKGAETLIGRGDMLFTPPGTSRIVRAQGAFVADEEVAEVVEFLKKNGPPQYAQSVQQQIDRAAREDDEDGEGGESDGDLGDDEDLFRQAFDVLKSTRRASTSMMQRRLRIGYNRAARIMDVMEDKGIVGPENGSSPREILVDLDTYEP
- a CDS encoding class I mannose-6-phosphate isomerase, with product MPFFRFDPIFQERVWGGRALAERLGRALPPDKPIGESWEIVDRPEAQSVVRGGEFAGRTLRELIEARAEDVMGPEWERTRAFPILVKWLDCRERLSLQVHPPASIALSLGGEPKTENWFVAHADPGAGVLAGLVDGVDADKFRAALANNTAEKLLRRHETRAGDSILIRSGVMHAIDGGNLILEIQQNSDTTYRVYDWGRVGLDGKPRQMHVEQSLACLTANTAPAPHLLRASEPGDVLADCAEFGIRRVRLARGARLEFAGREQPRLLSVVTGRLQAGDETVERGENVLLPFAEAFAFTASEDTLALVTENFARV